One segment of uncultured Propionivibrio sp. DNA contains the following:
- a CDS encoding tripartite tricarboxylate transporter substrate binding protein — protein MKLPFFRTSVALLAAAFSVAAQAEVYPSKPITVIVCYSPGGSNDMIARTVSEELSKRLGQPVMVENAAGAAGTIGAAKAIRSPADGYTLLLGSGSEISIAKLTTPSVKYDGQKDLAPITMIGTQPMILVGAPGTAPKNTAELLAYAKANPDKLSFASSGVGTPLHLSGELIKQKAKISMEHVPYKGAGPMLTDLLGNQIPLAITVLSSSLQHVKAGKLKAYGVTEPRRAAVLPDVPALAETKGLEGLDMSIWWGFFAPVKTPDAIVQRLNKELVEVLKTPSVVQKLTESGVVLSVRGPKDFAKFVDGETSKYRQIVQAANIRTE, from the coding sequence ATGAAACTGCCATTTTTCCGTACCTCCGTGGCCCTGCTGGCGGCGGCCTTTTCCGTTGCGGCCCAGGCCGAGGTTTACCCGAGCAAGCCGATCACTGTCATCGTCTGCTACAGCCCCGGCGGCAGCAACGACATGATCGCGCGCACGGTGTCCGAGGAGTTGAGCAAACGCCTTGGCCAACCGGTGATGGTCGAAAACGCGGCCGGCGCGGCCGGCACCATCGGTGCCGCCAAGGCGATCCGTTCGCCGGCCGATGGTTACACGCTTCTGCTCGGCTCGGGCAGCGAAATCTCGATTGCCAAGTTGACGACGCCGTCGGTCAAATATGACGGACAGAAGGATCTGGCGCCGATCACGATGATCGGAACGCAGCCGATGATTCTTGTCGGCGCGCCCGGTACAGCTCCGAAAAATACCGCTGAGCTTCTCGCCTATGCCAAGGCCAATCCCGACAAGCTGTCGTTCGCATCGTCCGGTGTCGGCACACCGCTGCATCTGTCGGGCGAACTGATCAAGCAGAAGGCCAAGATCAGCATGGAGCATGTCCCCTACAAGGGCGCCGGTCCGATGCTGACCGATCTGCTCGGCAACCAGATCCCGCTGGCGATCACCGTGTTGTCGTCGTCGTTGCAGCATGTCAAGGCGGGCAAGCTCAAGGCTTACGGTGTCACCGAGCCGCGCCGCGCGGCAGTTCTGCCCGACGTTCCGGCGCTGGCCGAGACCAAGGGCCTCGAGGGGCTGGACATGAGCATCTGGTGGGGCTTCTTCGCGCCGGTCAAGACGCCGGATGCGATCGTTCAGCGGCTCAACAAGGAGTTGGTCGAGGTGCTCAAGACGCCGTCGGTCGTGCAGAAGCTGACCGAGTCGGGTGTCGTGCTCTCGGT